TCGAGGTTGTCGCCGTGGCGAGTGCTTGCAATGGAGTACAAGCGAAGTTTGTGTGGCTTCCCTTTGGCATCTTCACCAGCTGGAACGATTCCGATGCTTTGACCTTCCACATATTCCAGATGTGGATCACCACCGCTCAGATCGAAAGTGATGTGCTGCACGCGACCAATCGCGCCCTCTTTGAGGAGGGAATAATTCTCGGTGACAGTTCCGAGGAAGGGGGCTTTTGGCTTGTAGAGATTCACCGGCACAGGTTTGGCCGCGGGCTTTGGCTTTGGTTTGGAAGTGGTCACAGGGGCGGAAACAGGTGGTGCAGATTGAACGGGTGCGGATTCTGGCTCTGAGCCCGCTGGACTCACGGACTGGATGCGTGCTCCCCGGGAGAGAAGAACGCAAATGGTGTCCCGAAGACGGCCGTACGAGACGTTTAAGCGAGATAGCTCTGCCCGACGCCCACCCAAGCCTGTGAAGACAATCGTGAATGCCCGTTCATCAGATGTCTGTGGTGTCGCGCTTACTCGCATTGAAAATGCCCAGATATGGCGCGACTATAAGCGTCACCACTGACTTGCCAATCAGTTTTCGCTGAATTGAGGATTCTTCCTTAGAGTCAACGACGTCAATCTCTCAGGATTAGAAGCGAAAACGGTTTGGCATCTTTCAGTGGTCTGACACAACTGAAGCGCGGCGAAATGCCCACAGGAGGGGCGATGTCGTCGCACCATCAGCCTATTGAACAGACTGTTGAAAGGATGCCTGATGGCGTACGCCGCCTTGCTGCTCAGCTTTTGACACCAGTTTCAGCAGATCAGATTTGGAATGTTCTGACGGATTACGATCAGCTCAGCGCCTTCATCCCCAACCTTGCAAGTAGTCGATTGTTGCGACGAGAAGGCAACAAGGTTTATTTGCAGCAAGAGGGGTGTCAGCAATTTCTGGGAATGAGGTTTTCGGCTTCCGTTGAGCTGGAGCTTGAAGAATTTGCTCCTGATGGAGCGTTGAAATTCAAGATGACAAAGGGTGATTTTCGGCGCTTTGAGGGAACCTGGCGGCTGAGAACCATGCCCGAGGCCACGGCCCTTTTCTACGAACTCACTGTTCAGGGTTGTTTGGGAATGCCAATAGGCCTAATCGAACAACGACTGCGTGACGATCTCACCACCAACCTCAAGGCTGTTGAAGCCGAAGCGAGACTCAGAGCTGCTCGTTAGTTATCTCGATATCTCTTCAGCGCTT
The Synechococcus sp. CC9311 DNA segment above includes these coding regions:
- a CDS encoding SRPBCC family protein, translated to MSSHHQPIEQTVERMPDGVRRLAAQLLTPVSADQIWNVLTDYDQLSAFIPNLASSRLLRREGNKVYLQQEGCQQFLGMRFSASVELELEEFAPDGALKFKMTKGDFRRFEGTWRLRTMPEATALFYELTVQGCLGMPIGLIEQRLRDDLTTNLKAVEAEARLRAAR